taaaaagtaaaatatttaaaagttttcttctaagttattaaactattcaaaatttttatatcgGTCATTGAATTATTATGTTCTTTTTAAAAAGTCTGATTAATAAGCTATAAATGACGATTCGATGATCGAGACGATAAGTCAATATTCATCATAAGTAAaagaacatattttaaatttaagtctATTTGACGGTCAATGTTAAAGattggaaagaaaaatgtttaaattttgattcataaATTTGTGACatgaaaaaagattaaattataaaaagaaaaaaaataaaagttttcgaTCGACAgtttaatgacttaaataaataaataaatttaaaatttgataatttttaaaatgtaaatttataaaattttaataacttggGTGTAcgtttaaagagaaaagaattttaGATTGAATTTTCAACTTCTTGAATGGTAGCCAAATGCATACTTTATTGAAgaatttattcaatattttattttactgacTGGTTTAATCCAGTCCAAAAGTTTATCATCTGAAAATCAACTTGCCAACCGAACATGAAGACCTTTAAACAAAGTCTACTAATATCCCTTCCTTTATCACTTTGTCCAAATTTCATGTTTGGCCCTACTTCACAAAGTGTTTTACTTGGTTTAAAAGCTCCCCCAGGCCCCTATTATTCTAAGCTACACCACTCTATTCTCTTTATTTCTTCTCATTCTTCTGCTCTCCCACTGTTTCTCTCTTCACCCtttgccattcatctccaaagaaatttattattttaaccagagaggaaaaaggaaacaatttggagccatttaattaaaaaaatgaaaggtgAATTTCTAGAACCCCAAAATGAAGGTGAAAACCccaataataatatgttttcaAAGCTTCACCACCCTTTTTCTCATCACTTTCAACTCAGTCATGATTCCGATGACACCCCCACTCCCAAACGCCCGACCCGTGGCAGTGGCGGCGGAGGAAGCGACGGAGCTAGCATTGAAGTCAGCCGTAGACCTAGGGGCCGTCCTCCTGGTTCCAAAAACAAGCCCAAGCCACCACTTGTCGTCACTCCTGATCCTCACCCTCCCATGAGTCCTTACATTCTCGAAATTCCTAGTGGGAACGACGTCGTTGAAGCTCTCTCCCGTTTCTCTCGTCTCAAAAACATTGGACTCTGTGTTCTAACGGGATCCGGCGCCGTTTCAGATGTTACTCTTCGTCAACCTACGACTACTACTCCATCCCCAGCTACTGTTACTTTCCATGGCAGATTCGATATCTTATCCCTCTGCGCTACGTTCTTACCCCAAACGGCGTCGTGTCACGTGCCTAACACGTTCTCCATCTCTTTAGCCGGTCCTCAAGGGCAGATCGTCGGGGGTTTCGTAGCCGGTTCGTTGGTTGCGGCTGCCACCGTGTTTATAGTAGCTGCCACGGTTAACAACCCTTCCTATCATCGTTTACCAGGAGAAGACGACGAAACAAGAAACACGGTGTCATCTAGTGGTGGTGATGATGGTGGGAAAGGACAGTCGCCGTCGTCTGGTGGTGGTGGAGATGGAAGTCGCGGTGGTGGGGCTGATTCTTGTGGTGTTTCAATGTATAGTTGTCACATGGGTAGTGGTTCAGATGTGATTTGGGCCCCTACTGCAAGACCACCACCGCCTCCACCGCCTTATTAATGAGTTCAAAGTTTTTGGCTTTTtcagcttttctttttcaaaaagaaaagaaaggaaatttaAAGGTTTCTTCACTTTGAAGCACTGTGAATCAATGGAGCTTAGGGTatcctgttttcttttttgttctttccaTTTTGGGTAATGTAGTGTTCTGTTTCGTGAACATATTATTATCATTGCTTAcctttctttaaattttaatctggAATTATTAGACAATCAACAAAAATTTGGTTTCTTCACATTTAGTTTTTCATTATATTGTAATATAGATCTGAATATTTTGATGTAAATTTGACTTcaatagaaaattatatttaaagataaattaatatcatttgggcaaaaataaattaatatagtaatataattgaattataataatgttatttttaaaatttgtatatgcaattctttttgtttattttaccaaatatgttaaaattctatctattcaattttatacattaattttaataaaaataatttttacatgaATTTCTAGTTACTTTTACCTAATTTatcctttattaaaataataataattatttacatgaaaataaaaaaattcacataccatcacttttgttctttttctttcaatatttataattattgttatttgctACTTTATTCTTGAGAAATGTgttgaaagaagagaaaaatgtagAAGCATAGGAGAGGAGAGGAGAGGAGAGGGCTAAAAAGCAAAGAGTGGGGGTTAGCTTTAGCCATTGATTGAGCCTGGAAACTTGTGATACGTCAATATCAAaactttcttcttttctgtTTCTAAAACTGGGTTTTTTTTAAGTCTAGAGAATCTCATTCACTACATTACAAATGCATCtgattcatttgtttaataatatatatatagatagggCTGGAAGCTGAGAGCGTATCAGACTTGTTTTTGCTTCGGAGTTTGGAACTGATTAAACACATCTCTGCAAACTCACTGCTGCTGAAAGCTAATAATGCATGCTACTCCTGCTGATTCCATTCTTGCTTTTAACTTTGCTTCTTCATTGCATGAATTTGAACAGACAAGGGTGAGTTTCATTTGGTTtcactcatttttttaaattatttattataattccATTTAGTTTTGTTGATATAAAGATTAGATAAGACGAAGATAACGGTGGTGTTGGCGGTAAGTAAGGTGGAACCGCCGTATGTCGGTGGAAGAAAAGAGGAGTGAAGAGGGAGAGAGATGAGGAGGAAGATCCTTTCTTCGGTTGGGTTACGTGCCATCTTCTCAtataaatatgttgaaaataaaTTGTTCAAATAGGTTGCTTATAGAGTAATAATTGAACATACTTTCAATCACTTTACATGATATAGAATCGTTGTcattagaaataataatttacgAACGAGCTCACAGAAGGGCGTAATTGAAAATTGGTTATGGGGAGTGTGCTTGAGAGGTTGTACTCTTCTAACTATATTATTTATGatcttattttagttatttaataccattttaacaaattttttcatATCATTGATCCATAATTTTTGTGAATCTTAgagtctgtttgattgccagtaaaatattttccgtaaaatgatttacgaaaaatattttacttttcgtaaaatgatttcttggaaaatattttacggtgtttgattgaatctgtaaaatattttttactatttggcgattttcgaaaatattttccggaaagttgttttgcatatattaatatgtattaataaattttatattttaaattgtttttacatatattgcaatgatttatttataataatactcaattattaagctacaatattaatcgttataaattaaaaaactaacatcaaataaattatttgtaattgtgttaaaaaacaagtattgaataattaaaaaaacaagttcttggaaaatcgataaatgaagcaattttctaccggaaatgaaggaaggaatgaaggaggcgatagagaggagagcacggaaaatgtcttacggaaattgaaagggtaagatattttccctaaaatgtaacccattttcccttgttttggagttcattttccaaatagaaaaggttttccgccaatcaaacgctggaaaagttggaaatgattttccggaaaatcaattacgtcaatcaaacagacccttaaacCCAGAATCTCAAACCCCTAACCCAAAATCTTGAACTTTGaacttaaaacacaaaattttagggactatattattatttaaattcatattaaaaatatgctttgaatttttagaatattttattttattatgtaatttaatgtgataaatttaataataatttttatagaaaaatttagATTGTGAAAATTCTAACAATATGAATATGACaaactataaatttaatatatctaAAATCAATAGACAACAGTAGAAACTTCAATAAATAGGAAAAACCAATATGCATACTTAATTTAGGTATTACAACCATACTTACAATAGGTTAAAACAGATTTCAGCCATGAGCCCATTAATCAATATTAAAGTTGTTGATACAAGAAAGAAATGGTTGGAAGAAATGAGAATGATGGTTTGCTCAAGATTATTGTATTGagagtgtgtatatatatttctagTTATGTGTCTTTTTATCCGCGTTTGATTTAAATCTTAGGTCAATTGTCGCTCTACGAGACTCCTCTAATCTGCTTGATGATTGATCGGTGCTCTTCATAGGTGAAAGGCAATCTTTGATGGTGTTTTTGTTGCGGATGAGGTAATGAACCTTGACTATTGATAAAGTATACACTCGACGCGGTTTTATTGTAACGGGTTGAAGGAATATAACAATTGTCCTCAAATTAAAAGGGAACACTATAAAGTGATCTTTCACAACGCTAGTGACCATTGAGATTTTGAAAGGGTTGTGCGGTAGGTGCACAAAGGGCTTCAAAGTGCTTGAGTTTTTGAAGAGTCGCACATCTGTTACACAAGTGAAGCACGTCGTTTTTCCTTTGTAACAACAAccttgaatttcatttatgagGAGCACATATTATCATAGAAGTGGTTGTATGAAACGATAGATGGGATAGTGCTTTATGCttcaaaagttttataaatagGTTGTATGAAATAAGAAGGGATTGcatgaaactgtgattccacATCACCCTTATCCCTTCTCgataggagaatgacaaatcaaatttttcctCTCgacaaaattcaaatcaaactaaaaatgctaaaaattaaaaggaaaaatctgatttgtcaaTCTCCTAACAAAAAAGGATAGGGCTCACGTGAAATCACAGTTTTATAGAATCATTTCTCGTATGAAACAATAAATAGGTATTTAGCactttataaattgaaatgCGTACATATTCCAATTCCGAAAGCAaccttttataatttcaattaaagactttaaaaggtgaattatccaatataaaattaacatttttataactTCATTACTCTCCGTCTTATTGATATCAAATTTCAAGAAAGTTAATTGTCAATTTTTCCAATTACTAcccataatattatatattctcTATTAAGGGTGTTCAAAATTCGGTTAATTGGTCGATTAACCGGTCTAATTCAGTCAGAGGTcggttaatattttttaaaagttcgattatcagttaattcggttcgaaatcgggtaattaaccgaattaactaaacttcataattaataatacaaattatatgtagttttaattcgattaatttggtcaaatgaacattatcaatttattcattCTTTATATGTTctatacttgttttaacaaaaaaaagaaaaaccaaaaacatataaattttggttaactcggttaaccgaccgaattaaccgaaatatttcGGTTCGATTAACGATTAAATGATTgaaaaattcgattcgattagCCGTTTAAACACCCCTATTCtgtatcatattttcataattaaatgattaaataaaatcactatttgatattaatatttatttatcaataattcACGCATTGGTACACTCAACATTATAATcagtttttatttgaaattaaataacgTGAATggggtttgaaaatttttatttttgagatattttcaaattaggtccttcaacttttgttaggcatataatttaaatctaatttgtttttaatattttcaattaagtgtAAAGCTTATCTTCTTAATTTATCCTTTAATTATTGTAAAGCTCATagtaaatttatccaatttcaattcattacaaagattataattagtataagaatttacttataataaattttaaaatatacaaaccTTTATTTTCATTGGACTACTTTTTAAGcttataatttgtataaaaattacttatattaatttaaaaaaacatattaactaataaagtttaaaaattttatgtagattttataataaattatttatacaattattctaattttaaacaatatgtattcaattttaattttttatagggTACAATATAGGTATTtcacaatattaaaatatagtatttaaatatttacaacagacaatattttatacattttttatattatttgtaaaattgtataaaagttttaataattttataaataaatttattattttataattaatacatacaactaacttgtgtattacgagataaaaaaatgtaacaaaCTATGGTAAAATATCAAGAGAAAGATACGATACAATATAAGGCAAAGTTATCATTCCATTTCTTGTATTATTTACGGGCCTCGTATATGCTTCTATTTATAAGTCTTCTaagacttttgacattttaagacAATGATCAAATTCCAGTTTTAGCTTCtacattatatttaaatttgagatttaatcaatatactttaaattttgatataatttgatttattttgcttttatatTGTTAACTATTTCGATTAAAAATTGACgtcaatttttcttaaaagcaCTATCCgaacaatttttttatcataacaaATTCGAATAATTGCTTTAAGAAACCCATATCGACGTTTTTGTTGTTACATAATtaccaaataatttttatgaatatttaaccaaatttaaaggGTTGTTAATTATCCACATTCGATATTTGTAAGACTGTGAAAACTCTAGTTTTTGACCATTCCCAAGTTTAATATTGTTGGTAAAAGCACTATAGAGGtctttgtattaaaaattagattgcattttattctctctatttaaaaaatgaacaaattagtcattgtatgTTAGATCAGATAGCAAATTGGTCTTTCCGTTAAAATCtcatccatttctattgttaaaatttggtCACTATATATCAGCATGAGATATACGTGGCATGCGACATGTAACTGCTTTCCATTAACtacatcaatttttaacaatagaaataaataatatttttaacaaaacgaaATTTTGTATTATAGTTTTATCTTAATTGTTTGAAAAGAGTTATCCATGTACTTTGTTTTTTTGTAGCCTTGTGTCAGACAATAATGGTCAACAATATATCTAAAAGGATATTTGACTCACAtgatctatttttataatattttagtaagaaaGCCTCAACTTTGGTTATAGATGACATAACCAAACTTCCTATATACCGAATAGATTAAGTTTGCTTAATGAAATGTTCTTTTTTTCGACAAATCATAAGTGTTTTCATCCGTTTTACGACCTGAAATTAATCCTATTCAAACCAGAAGAATATTCAAGTGATGCACTCCCGATATCAGAATTAATGAAATGTTCTTTTTTCGACAAATCATAAGTATTTTCATCCGTTTTACGACCTGAAATTAATCCTATTCGAACCAGAAGAATATTCAAGTGATACACTCCCGATATCAGAATTAAAACAACTTTGCTAAGATGGTAAGTATGTTCTTGGAGAAGAAGACAGGTACAAGGTAGCAAGTAGCAATAGCATTTGTCTTTGAGCCGAAAAGAAGACTTatataatgttttgttttaacaAATTAAGACCTTTAAGACCAACAACCCATTATCCATTGTCTCTTTAATGCTTTGCCCCGACATCTTAGAGATATCATTGCCAAGTTTCATTGAAAAAGGGTGGGCGGATATCCACCTTTTTCCCTTTCCAGGAAAAAGATGgaaggaaaaaattataataataaaaaaaaaagcatgcaAAAACATGCAATCAATGCATCGGGGGTATTAAGACAGTACTTTTATGtgtgaaaaggaaaataataaaaaagaagaaggaaaattaACAAGTCTATGTGTGTCATTGCCCATTTCCATTCCACATGTTGTTATGAATGCCATGCTTGGCACTGACTTCTCATTGCCAAAGACTTTCTCCTTGCCTTTCCATGGCGTTTACTCGGTTATGCTATACTCATAAAGTGGGTCTGAAAAAGTTAGGTAAACtgcattcaatttcattaaattatctggtcatttaatttcaaaaagttacaaaatgattactgaactattcgaaagttttcatttaagttactggTGTAGACGAAGAAGAGCTGAACTATAAAAGAGAAAGGAATAAAGAGCTTTTTATTGGTGTAGAGGTacaaaaagagaaagttatacaataatgattttaataatccgatgattaaaataaaactttcaaatagtccAGTAAGAGAGCAAAAGGACCCGAACGACCCAAACCACCAAGGctaaacaaagcaaaaaaaaaaaaaaaaaaaaaaaaagggatgatCATCCCGAGATACCTTGGGCTCCTTACTTGGGAGGGCTATCACAAGGACCCTTGGAAGGTATTTAAGGCTATTAAGCATCGAAGTAGCAATGCCTTGGGCTCCTAAGTAGCAATGGaagtttgttaaatttttttaattaaatttattggtatgAAATTCACTtggtaattaagtaataaaaaaatgacattataattaacttaaatttaataaaaaaagtaaatcaaTAGTATTAacagttaaatttaaattttaaaatttgaaaaataaaactaaactcttaaaagtaaaagtatGAGATTCTAAATTTTCATTGTGATATATCTTGACCTTTTATTATAACAACTACACCATGAATGTAACACTCCTTACCTAGTTCGATTGTTGGACCCAGATTATAGGATGCTACAAAAGTTAACGGAACAAATCATATACAaccttttattgtttaattgagtgtttaaagttgaaattgtaTGTGATTTCCTTCGTTATTTGTTGTAGTATTCTATAGCTCAGATCTCGCACCGGACCGAATGAGATGTGTTACAATAAATGAAgtaattaaaactatttttatgtatatggacaaattttgaattaaatttgtgaatatttataaacaaaaagaaatggaaTGGAAAAGGAATCCAACTTGTATGGTATTCAAAACGCACTATaaacttttcattattattgCTTCCCAATCTACTTTTCTTAACCAACAATCAAACTCAAATCCTTtgaccaaacaaaaaaaaaaaatcctttctaaaatctttttttttttataatttctgcAATGGTAAATGGTGGGATAAAGGCCTAAATcaagattttgaaattgaagtttGACCTTGCATGATGAGCCTTCAAATGAGGACAAGAGCTACCATATCAAACCTTCAGAGGACTGAGAGAAAATTGGAAATCAATTTCGACCGTGGTGttgagtttgatttaatttaatttaatttttttattatttaagtatattcagtttagtttatttttttttaatttttaatttaaaaataaatattctataGCACAATAA
This genomic stretch from Gossypium raimondii isolate GPD5lz chromosome 6, ASM2569854v1, whole genome shotgun sequence harbors:
- the LOC105774632 gene encoding AT-hook motif nuclear-localized protein 28; translated protein: MKGEFLEPQNEGENPNNNMFSKLHHPFSHHFQLSHDSDDTPTPKRPTRGSGGGGSDGASIEVSRRPRGRPPGSKNKPKPPLVVTPDPHPPMSPYILEIPSGNDVVEALSRFSRLKNIGLCVLTGSGAVSDVTLRQPTTTTPSPATVTFHGRFDILSLCATFLPQTASCHVPNTFSISLAGPQGQIVGGFVAGSLVAAATVFIVAATVNNPSYHRLPGEDDETRNTVSSSGGDDGGKGQSPSSGGGGDGSRGGGADSCGVSMYSCHMGSGSDVIWAPTARPPPPPPPY